The Streptomyces capitiformicae genome contains the following window.
TCCTGCGTGAGGGTGCCGAGTTGGCCCGCCGCCTCGGCGTACGGCTGCACACCCACGGCTCGGAGACGGTCGAGGAGGAGAAGTTCTGCCACGAGCTGTTCGGCATGGGCCCGACCGACTACTTCGAGTCGACCGGTTGGCTCGGCGAGGACGTGTGGATGGCGCACTGCGTCCACATGAACGACTCCGACATCGACGCCTTCGCCCGTACGAGAACGGGGGTCGCCCACTGCCCGTCCTCCAACGCCCGTCTGGCGGCCGGTATCGCCCGCGTCCCGGACATGCTGGCGGCCGGCGTCCCGGTCGGCCTCGGCGTCGACGGCACCGCGTCGAACGAGTCGGGCGAACTCCACACCGAGCTGCGCAACGCGCTGCTCATCAACCGCCTCGGCGCCCACCGCGAAGCGGCCCTGGGCGCCCGCCAGGCGCTGCGCCTCGGCACCTACGGCGGCGCCCAGGTCCTGGGCCGGGCAGGCGAGATCGGCTCCCTGGAACCGGGCAAGCTCGCCGACCTGGTGCTCTGGAAGCTCGACACCCTCGCCCACGCCTCCATCGCCGACCCGGTGACCGCCCTGGTCTTCGGCGCGGCGGCCCCCGTCACCGCCTCCTTCGTGAATGGTCGTCAGATCGTCGAGAACAACCGCCTGCTGCACGCCGACGAGGACGCGATCGCCCGCTCCACGCGGGACGAGGCCCGGCGTCTGGCGAGGATCGCCGCCGAGGCCTGACCCGGTGAAGAGGCGTGTGCCCCCCTCCTCGGCCGGGGGCGTAACTGTCCCCGCACACCTGCCGGTTGAGCGGCCGGCAGAAGCCGATGATGCCGCCGGTGCAGCCCCGGCCGTCGCCGATGGTAGTTGAGGTCCGCGCGTCCGACTTGGAAATCCGTGAGGGTGCGGTCGCAGCCCGCTGTGATCCCTCAGGAGAGAGCTGTGAGCCGGTCCCTGACCTGGGTGGCGACTGCGTACGTGTCCCCCCTCGGCTCGGTCGCGAGCCGTCCCGGGTTGCGCGTCCAGCGGTCCTCCAGCGCGAACCAGTCGATCTTCTTCGGTGCCCGGCCCTCCCGCAGCGCGGCCCGCAACTCCTCGAAGTACGTCGACCAGCGCAGCCGGTACAGGCCGCCGACCAGTCCCGCCCACTCCCGGTTGGCGTAGTCCCGCAGCCCCGCGTCCGCGCCCTCCCGCGTCCCCCACACGGTCAGCAGCGACAGATTGTCATACGCCAACTGCTCCCGCTCGGTCTCGTCGGCACCCCAAGCCCGCGCCTGCGCGACCCAACGCCCCAACAGATGCCCGGAGTCGGTGGCCAGCAACTCGTCGAGCAGATCCATCAACGACAGCCAGGTCCCGGTCAGCTCGTCGAACCGGCCGGTGTCACGGGCGTCGTACGCCTCCTTGATCCGGGGCAGCAGCCGCCGACTGCGGTTGGAGAGCGTCTGCCGGGCCACGTCGAGCAGGTCCCGGCGATACGCGGACGACTCCCGCAACTCCGCCCGTACGCCGAGCAGCTCACCAAGCGCGGGCTCGAACTCGGCGGCGTCGTACCGGAGTCGCTTCGGCGACCAGCGGGCGGCCCGTACGGCGTTCAGTGCGGGCCGGGAGCCGAAGAGGCCGTCGGCGCCCTCGCTCCAGCTGTCGGCGCGGGTGGTGCCGTAGGCGGTGCGGCGCAGGATGTCCCAGGCGGCCTCGGCATGCGGATCAGGGGCGCCGTAGCGGGTGTGCGCCCACTCCGCGAACCATGCCTTGAGGTCCAACGCGCCCTCGCGCCAGGCGAGTTCGGAGAACAGGGCGAAGGCGGCCGGATTGTTGTCCGCGGCCTCGGGCATGAGGGCGATCCCGCGCAGCTTGCTGCCGACCTTCGTCCGCCAATTCTCGTACAGCTCCGCCCAGTCGGGGGTGTTGGCACCGAGGGTGGTGTGGCCGCCGAAGTTCCAGATGGAGCCGAAGGCATACGGGGTGTCGTTCCAGTCGGCCTCGCGCTCGGTGACCGTGGGGAAGCGGTCGGAGAGGCCGTCGACGACGAGCATGCGCTCCTTGTCGACGGCGTCCACGATCGCGCGCGGGGGGTTGTGCTGCCAGCCGAGGATCACCCAGGTGGCGTCCGGGTGGGCCCGCCGCAGCGCTCGCTCGACGCCCTTCGCCGCGTCGGCGACGGGCACGTCACCCGGGTCGCCGCCCTCGTGCAGGAGATCCATCTTGTACAGGGTCGACGCGTCGCCGAACATCTCGTCCTGCGTGCGGTAGAAAGCCGCCGCCACCTGGACGAACCGGTCCGTGCGCGGATCCAGCCAGTCGGGGCGCGCGAAGCCCATCCAGTCGCCCTGCGGCACGGTACGCGCCCCCGGATTACGCTCGGTGAAATCAGTCGGAACCGTACCGAAATAGCCCGGGAACACCGGGGTCATGCCCAGCTCACGCACTCGGTCGACGATCCTGCGGCCCAGGGCCGCGCGGGCGTCGAGAAGCTGCCGGGAGACCGGGGAGGGGAACGCGGACAGGTTCTGCAACAGCCACCACGGCTGATGCGCGGGCCCCGCGATCCACTTCCGCAGCTCCTCGTCCCCGTACCCGAACTCCTGGAACACCCGATGGTAGAGCGCGTCCGCGCCCGCGTAGACAAGCACCTCGTTGTAGCCGTGCAGCGCCAGCACGTCCAGCTCGCGTTCCCAGTACGTCCAGTCGTGGTACGCGCCCGTGTAGCCGTCGTTCGTGTCGTTGAGCGCGAAGCGGTGGGGGACGTTCGCGCGGCGGGTGATGGTGCCGTCGAGGCCGGGGAGGTCGCGGGGGAGGAGGCCGGTCTGCTCGCCGGCCCAGTTGATCTCGGCCCGCGCGACGTGGTTCAAGTACCGGTTCAGACCGGTGAGTTGGGTGGCCGGGGTGTCGCCGGTGACGGTGATGCGCCCGGTGCGCCCCGAGACCCTGAAGGTGTCTCGGGGCGCACCCTTCACGAAGGCGATCTGCCGCCAGTGGTCCGGCAACAGCCGCCGGGCCGCCTTCGCGGCCGCGTTCCCCGGCCGGTCCGCGTCGCCCGAGCGGTCCGCCCTCGGCGCGTCGTCCGAGGGGATCGCGCGGGCCGAGGTGCAGGCGACCGCCGAACTGGCGGCCAGAGCGACAAGCAGGGCACGGCGGGCGAGCGGCATGGTGTCTCCGGGATGCGGGTGGGGGTGCGCCGTGGGCAGGAATACCCGCCGATACCTCACTTGTGCGCAGACACGCGGCCACAAGGGGGAGAACCCGACGTGAACGGCTTCTTCTGCCGGGTCAGCCCACCCGCGGGCTCGCCCCTTCGGCGCTGCCGTCCCACGTCATCAGATTCGCCAGCAGCTCTGCCTGCTCGATGGCGTCGTCGAGGGCATGGTGGGTGTGCCGCCGGCGGGAGAGCAGATGGCGCGGCATGGACCCCTTGGCGACCGACCGCAAGGGAACTCCTGCCTTCGTCGCGTAGAGCGTCTTCATGTCCAGGCATCCGGAGTGTCCAAAGGGGCTCTCGCCGGTGAAACGGATCAGATACCAGTACAGGAACGTCCAGTCGTACGACGCCGGATAGCCGCACATCACGGGCTGCGCGTCCCCGCTCACGCGCACCACCCAT
Protein-coding sequences here:
- a CDS encoding alpha-N-acetylglucosaminidase, with the protein product MPLARRALLVALAASSAVACTSARAIPSDDAPRADRSGDADRPGNAAAKAARRLLPDHWRQIAFVKGAPRDTFRVSGRTGRITVTGDTPATQLTGLNRYLNHVARAEINWAGEQTGLLPRDLPGLDGTITRRANVPHRFALNDTNDGYTGAYHDWTYWERELDVLALHGYNEVLVYAGADALYHRVFQEFGYGDEELRKWIAGPAHQPWWLLQNLSAFPSPVSRQLLDARAALGRRIVDRVRELGMTPVFPGYFGTVPTDFTERNPGARTVPQGDWMGFARPDWLDPRTDRFVQVAAAFYRTQDEMFGDASTLYKMDLLHEGGDPGDVPVADAAKGVERALRRAHPDATWVILGWQHNPPRAIVDAVDKERMLVVDGLSDRFPTVTEREADWNDTPYAFGSIWNFGGHTTLGANTPDWAELYENWRTKVGSKLRGIALMPEAADNNPAAFALFSELAWREGALDLKAWFAEWAHTRYGAPDPHAEAAWDILRRTAYGTTRADSWSEGADGLFGSRPALNAVRAARWSPKRLRYDAAEFEPALGELLGVRAELRESSAYRRDLLDVARQTLSNRSRRLLPRIKEAYDARDTGRFDELTGTWLSLMDLLDELLATDSGHLLGRWVAQARAWGADETEREQLAYDNLSLLTVWGTREGADAGLRDYANREWAGLVGGLYRLRWSTYFEELRAALREGRAPKKIDWFALEDRWTRNPGRLATEPRGDTYAVATQVRDRLTALS
- a CDS encoding 8-oxoguanine deaminase, whose translation is MAATQRIVIENAAIATVDAKDTEYASGHVVVADHVIESVGEGKAPEGLTDVVRRIDATGHLVTPGLVNTHHHFYQWITRGLATDHNLFNWLVALYPTWARIDERMTYAAAQGSLGMMARGGVTTAMDHHYVFPEGSGDLSGSIIRAAREMGVRFTLARGSMDRSEKDGGLPPDFAVETLDGALAATEATVREHHDASFGAMTQVAVAPCSPFSVSTELLREGAELARRLGVRLHTHGSETVEEEKFCHELFGMGPTDYFESTGWLGEDVWMAHCVHMNDSDIDAFARTRTGVAHCPSSNARLAAGIARVPDMLAAGVPVGLGVDGTASNESGELHTELRNALLINRLGAHREAALGARQALRLGTYGGAQVLGRAGEIGSLEPGKLADLVLWKLDTLAHASIADPVTALVFGAAAPVTASFVNGRQIVENNRLLHADEDAIARSTRDEARRLARIAAEA
- a CDS encoding 3'-5' exonuclease, which translates into the protein MAARKIKPSMYISVDIEADGPIPGPYSMISLGACVAGRQDADGFTAADHLHRTFYRELRPISEEFDPKALAVSGLDRAQLTEKGAEPGVALREFSQWVVRVSGDAQPVMCGYPASYDWTFLYWYLIRFTGESPFGHSGCLDMKTLYATKAGVPLRSVAKGSMPRHLLSRRRHTHHALDDAIEQAELLANLMTWDGSAEGASPRVG